ATGAGTATTTCAAATCTCGAATCCAAAAACATCAGTCTACTGTTTTTCGAACCAACATGCCACCTGGTCCTTTCATTTCCTTCAATCCAAACGTTGTCGTTTTGCTCGACGGTAAAAGTTTCCCCACCCTTTTTGATACTTCTAAGGTTGAGAAAAAAGATCTTTTCACCGGCACTTTTATGCCTTCTACTGAGCTCACAGGTGGTTACCGTGTTCTTTCCTATCTTGATCCTTCTGAACCAAATCACGCCAAGTTAAAGAAACTGCTGTTTTATCTCCTTTCATCTCGACGCAATGCAGTAATTCCCGAGTTTCACAACAGCTATTCCGAGCTTTTTGAGACACTAGAAAATGACTTAGCCACTAAAGGAAAAGCTGGACTAAACGCAGCAAATGATCAAGCAGCGTTTAACTTTCTTGCTCGATCTTTATATGGAGTTAATCCGATAGATACCAAACTTGGAACTGATGGACCTAAGTTAATTGGCAAATGGGTGTTGTTTCAGCTTCATCCTTTGCTAATTCTTGGCCTTCCTAAAGTTCTTGAAGATCTTGTTATTCATACTTTTAGGCTCCCTCCTGCTTTAGTGAAAAAAGACTACCAAAGATTGTACAATTTCTTCTACGAGAACTCAACTTCCATTCTTGATGAAGCTGAAAGAACTGGTATTTCACGTGAGGAAGCTTGTCACAATTTGCTATTTGCAACGTGTTTCAATTCTTTTGGAGGGATGAAAATCTTTTTTCCCAATATGTTGAAATGGATTGGCAGAGCTGGGGTTAAACTCCACACTCAATTAGCTCAAGAGATTCGGTCAGTCATTAAATCAAACG
The nucleotide sequence above comes from Nicotiana tabacum cultivar K326 chromosome 12, ASM71507v2, whole genome shotgun sequence. Encoded proteins:
- the LOC107822008 gene encoding allene oxide synthase 1, chloroplastic; translated protein: MASSSFALPSLKLQFPTHKSSSSSRNKYSSSLQPIKSSVSEKPPYISSPGISPIQSKPTKLPIRKVPGDYGLPLVGPWKDRLDFFYNQGRDEYFKSRIQKHQSTVFRTNMPPGPFISFNPNVVVLLDGKSFPTLFDTSKVEKKDLFTGTFMPSTELTGGYRVLSYLDPSEPNHAKLKKLLFYLLSSRRNAVIPEFHNSYSELFETLENDLATKGKAGLNAANDQAAFNFLARSLYGVNPIDTKLGTDGPKLIGKWVLFQLHPLLILGLPKVLEDLVIHTFRLPPALVKKDYQRLYNFFYENSTSILDEAERTGISREEACHNLLFATCFNSFGGMKIFFPNMLKWIGRAGVKLHTQLAQEIRSVIKSNGGKITMGAIENMQLMKSVVYESLRIEPPVASQYGRAKRDMVIESHDAAFEIKEGELLYGFQPFATKDPKIFDRSEEFVADRFIGEEGEKLLKHVLWSNGSENESPSINNKQCVGKDFVVLVSRLLLVELFLRYDSFEIEVGASPLGASITLTSLKRASF